A genomic window from Nicotiana sylvestris chromosome 11, ASM39365v2, whole genome shotgun sequence includes:
- the LOC138881665 gene encoding uncharacterized protein, producing MQSSQDQYEQGSSGYNQDDGYGEQTEEVLYANNYQGQISQALNTRPYGALPSDTVVNPKGGNNTSHAMAVTTGSGRGGEASTSKKKEVVSEDVEVQNDDDPIVDEKVSEEKLEGEVRIDINDNEEETQNDVNPSREHVIDILEMVMPKAKANLPRSPPPYPQRLAKKKNENQLKKFIELMKSLSINVPLLEVLEQMRGYAKFMKDLVTKKRSMDCETIKMTHQMSAIVNSMAPKLENPDAFTIPCTIGSVDFAKALV from the exons ATGCAAAGCAGTCAAGATCAATATGAGCAAGGTAGTAGTGGTTACAACCAAGATGATGGGTATGGTGAGCAAACTGAAGAAGTTTTGTATGCTAATAACTATCAAGGACAG ATTTCACAagctttgaatactcgcccttatggggcactacctagtgacacagtagtaaacccgaagggtgggaacaataccaGCCATGCAATGGCGGTGACCACAGGGAGCGGTAGAGGTGGTGAAGCAAGTACCTCCAAGAAAAAGGAAGTTGTGAGTGAAGATGTTGAAGTGCAAAATGACGATGATCCAATAGTTGATGAGAAAGTGAGTGAAGAGAAGTTGGAAGGtgaggtgagaattgatattaatgacaatgaggaggagactcaaaatgacgttaacccatctagggaacacgtgatagacATACTGGAAATGGtaatgcctaaagccaaggctaaTTTGCCAAGGtctcctccaccttaccctcaaagacttgcaaagaagaagaatgaaaacCAGCTCAAGAAGTTTATTGAGTTGATGAAAAGTTTGTCGATCAATGTGCCCTTGTTGGAAGTTCTTGAGCAAATGCGGGGAtatgccaagtttatgaaagacttggtaactaaaaagagatctatggattgtgagaccatcaaaatgactcatcaaatGAGTGCCATTGTGAactcgatggctccaaagcttgaaaATCCCGACGCATTtaccattccatgtaccattgggagtgtagattttgcaaaggcccttgTATGA
- the LOC138881664 gene encoding uncharacterized protein, whose translation MRTLLERWTKEKLSKAKGTFTYLGHKYNKELEDNSTLSQKLRVRASTDHIHTVLDGVKRYIVCLENKKCSCGQFQLDELPCAHALAALRHRNETYENYCSPYYTRKSLLLTYEMPVNPLPDEGKWEVPQHILDEVVKPPAGDKRQPGRPHKERYKTFDEIKSKKYKVSCGNCGR comes from the exons ATGAGGACTCTTCTTGAACGTTGGACAAAAGAAAAGTTATCGAAGGCAAAGGGTACTTTCACATACCTTGGTCACAAATACAACAAAGAATTGGAAGACAACAGTACATTATCTCAGAAACTAAgg gtgagggcttcaacagatcatatacatactgtgttagatggtgtgaagcggtacattgtgtgtctagaaaacaagaaatgtagctgtggacaattccaacttgatgaacttCCATGTGCGCATGCTTTGGCAGCATTAAGGCATAGGAATGAAACATACGAAAACTATTGCTCTCCGTATTACACAAGGAAGAGCCTTCTGCTTACCTATGAAATGCCAGTAAATCCTCTTCCTGATGAAGGCAAATGGGAAGTGCCACAACATATTTTGGATGAGGTAGTAAAGCCACCGGCGGGAGATAAAAGGCAGCCAGGGAGACCTCACAAGGAAAGATATAAAACATTTGATGAAATAAAGTCAAAGAAATACAAGGTGTCATGTGGTAATTGTGGAAggtga